One part of the Dyadobacter sp. 676 genome encodes these proteins:
- a CDS encoding c-type cytochrome has product MDLKIGTLLAVVTVLATGCRIHYKTEKIDYKTASADVGEGKRLTMLVCGSCHYNFETKDFSGKQLEDSPKFLGKIYAANITQHPGLGAGKYTPGELAYLVRTGIGRTGRLMPYMHRPNMADEDLDAIVAYLKSGDPAVRPSERNPGKTMYSPIGRLGLSFTKGGKYRGDSIQKPKNDPVLLGKYLVDNLACFHCHSKSFTSLDVQTPERSKGFMGGGNKLRDAAGKKIRTPNLTPHATGMLNWTEAEFRRAVTEGISKDNSVVSYPMPLYPELTAAETSAIYAYLKTIPPIDNKVK; this is encoded by the coding sequence ATGGATTTGAAAATTGGTACACTTCTGGCGGTGGTTACCGTGCTGGCCACCGGATGCAGGATTCACTACAAGACGGAAAAGATCGATTACAAAACGGCGTCCGCGGATGTCGGCGAAGGGAAGCGGCTGACGATGCTCGTTTGCGGCTCGTGCCATTACAATTTCGAGACGAAAGATTTCAGCGGAAAACAGCTCGAGGATTCCCCGAAGTTTTTGGGAAAGATTTACGCGGCCAACATCACGCAACATCCCGGGCTGGGGGCGGGTAAATACACACCCGGGGAGCTGGCCTATCTGGTACGGACCGGCATTGGCAGGACCGGGCGGCTAATGCCGTACATGCACCGGCCGAATATGGCCGACGAGGACCTGGATGCGATCGTCGCCTATCTGAAATCCGGCGATCCCGCGGTAAGACCATCGGAAAGGAACCCCGGCAAAACCATGTACTCGCCGATCGGCCGGCTGGGTTTAAGCTTCACGAAAGGAGGGAAATACCGTGGTGACAGCATTCAAAAGCCTAAGAATGACCCGGTATTGCTGGGGAAATACCTGGTCGACAATCTGGCCTGTTTTCATTGTCATTCCAAAAGCTTTACGTCTCTCGATGTGCAGACTCCCGAGCGCTCGAAAGGATTCATGGGCGGGGGAAACAAGCTGCGCGACGCCGCCGGAAAGAAAATCAGAACCCCTAATCTTACCCCGCATGCAACCGGCATGCTGAACTGGACGGAAGCCGAGTTCAGGCGCGCGGTTACGGAGGGTATTTCAAAGGACAATTCGGTAGTCAGCTATCCCATGCCGTTGTATCCGGAGCTGACGGCTGCGGAGACTTCGGCCATCTATGCGTATTTAAAAACAATTCCGCCTATCGACAATAAGGTGAAATAA
- a CDS encoding LytTR family DNA-binding domain-containing protein: MTIVIIEDEVHTAWDIQNCIKTLRPGHQVLAVLDSIESSVEWLLHNPHPELVISDIQLGDGLAFEIFQKVELTCPVIFCTAYDEYAIRAFQSNGIDYILKPINEDLFEASLQKLESIGQLFAPKYGREMVEKLLTTFQSGLRNFKTSFLIHFRNQLIPVATENILLFKVTHDTTEIFVRDGRKFQLCKPLDAIEAQVDPHRFYRANRQTLLAFEAIHRIEHYDDRKLLVRLDGVPSEPVIVSKAKSTAFLAWVENR; encoded by the coding sequence ATGACCATTGTGATCATCGAAGACGAGGTGCATACCGCGTGGGACATTCAGAACTGCATTAAAACCCTTCGCCCCGGGCACCAGGTCCTTGCCGTGCTCGACAGCATCGAAAGCAGCGTGGAATGGCTCCTGCACAACCCGCATCCGGAGCTGGTGATATCCGACATCCAGCTCGGCGACGGTCTTGCATTCGAGATATTTCAAAAAGTTGAGCTGACCTGCCCGGTCATCTTCTGCACGGCCTACGATGAGTATGCTATCCGGGCATTTCAAAGCAATGGAATCGACTATATTCTCAAACCGATCAACGAAGACCTCTTTGAGGCGAGCCTTCAAAAGCTCGAATCCATTGGGCAGCTGTTTGCGCCAAAGTACGGCAGGGAAATGGTAGAGAAGCTGCTCACCACTTTCCAATCCGGGCTCCGGAATTTTAAAACAAGCTTCCTGATCCACTTCCGGAACCAGCTGATTCCCGTCGCAACCGAAAACATTCTGCTGTTCAAGGTCACTCACGACACAACGGAGATTTTCGTCCGCGATGGGCGGAAGTTTCAGCTCTGCAAGCCCCTGGACGCCATCGAGGCGCAGGTCGATCCGCACCGGTTTTACCGCGCCAACAGGCAAACGCTGCTTGCCTTCGAGGCCATTCATCGCATCGAGCATTATGACGACCGTAAATTGCTGGTCAGGCTGGACGGCGTGCCGAGCGAGCCGGTGATCGTAAGCAAAGCCAAATCCACTGCGTTCCTGGCCTGGGTCGAAAACCGGTAA